A genomic segment from Sporohalobacter salinus encodes:
- a CDS encoding UDP-N-acetylmuramoyl-L-alanyl-D-glutamate--2,6-diaminopimelate ligase, protein MKKLSEVVTGLNIEVIKGDLENKIAGIAYDSRKVESNYLFVCIEGFTNDGHDYIEEAINSGAMALLVEKEVEVDSEVTVIKTKDTRLGLAEVSAAFYDYPSQKLKVIGVTGTNGKTTNTYLIESILKKAGYKTGLIGTIKNKVGDQIFDSQRTTPEALDIEALFSQMAEKGVTHVIMEVSSHALDLKRVAKIDFDVAIFTNITQDHLDFHDSFNEYLTAKKKLFAGLQDSSEKTAIINIDDPYSDEFLETAKGEILTYSIEKDANLKAKDITVSPTGVEFILESAKGKIELDLNITGLFNVYNTLSAIGAGLSLGVDLKQIKDGLEEIQGIAGRFEIIKEAKDFGVIVDYAHTPDSLRNVLETAHDFVEGRIIVVFGCGGDRDKDKRPTMGQVATELADFAIVTSDNPRSEEPADIIADIEEGIKKADKVKGENSDYVVIEDRSKAINYGIKSAQPNDLVFIVGKGHETYQTFKDKTISFDDRKVARESLAELRGE, encoded by the coding sequence GTGAAAAAATTAAGTGAAGTAGTAACTGGGCTAAATATTGAAGTTATAAAAGGAGATTTAGAGAATAAAATTGCTGGTATAGCTTATGATTCTAGAAAAGTTGAATCAAATTATTTATTTGTCTGTATTGAAGGGTTTACAAATGATGGTCATGATTATATAGAAGAAGCTATTAATTCGGGGGCAATGGCTCTTTTAGTGGAAAAAGAAGTTGAGGTAGATAGTGAAGTTACAGTTATTAAAACTAAAGATACACGATTGGGATTAGCTGAAGTTAGTGCAGCCTTTTATGATTATCCTTCCCAGAAGTTAAAAGTAATCGGGGTTACAGGAACTAATGGTAAGACTACTAATACATATTTAATTGAGTCTATCCTTAAAAAGGCTGGATATAAAACAGGGTTAATTGGAACTATAAAGAATAAAGTTGGCGATCAAATTTTTGATTCGCAGAGAACAACTCCTGAAGCCTTGGATATAGAAGCTTTGTTTTCCCAGATGGCTGAGAAGGGAGTTACTCATGTAATAATGGAAGTTTCTTCTCATGCATTAGATTTAAAGCGGGTAGCTAAGATTGATTTCGATGTTGCTATATTTACCAATATTACGCAGGATCATTTAGATTTTCATGATTCTTTCAATGAATATTTAACGGCCAAAAAGAAACTATTTGCTGGATTACAGGATAGTAGTGAAAAAACAGCTATAATTAATATAGATGATCCATATAGTGATGAGTTTTTGGAAACGGCTAAAGGTGAGATTCTAACTTATAGTATTGAAAAGGATGCTAATTTAAAAGCTAAAGATATTACTGTTAGTCCGACAGGTGTAGAATTCATATTAGAGAGTGCGAAAGGAAAGATAGAGTTAGATTTAAATATAACGGGTTTATTTAATGTGTATAATACTTTATCAGCTATTGGAGCTGGATTGAGTTTGGGGGTTGATTTGAAACAGATAAAAGATGGATTAGAAGAAATTCAGGGAATAGCTGGTAGATTTGAAATTATAAAAGAAGCTAAAGATTTCGGGGTTATTGTAGATTATGCTCATACTCCTGATAGTTTGCGTAATGTTTTGGAGACAGCTCATGATTTTGTAGAAGGTAGAATTATTGTTGTCTTTGGTTGTGGAGGAGATAGAGATAAGGATAAAAGACCTACTATGGGACAGGTAGCTACTGAGTTAGCTGATTTTGCCATTGTTACTTCTGATAATCCGCGTAGTGAAGAACCAGCAGATATTATTGCTGATATTGAAGAAGGTATTAAAAAAGCAGATAAAGTTAAAGGAGAAAATAGCGATTATGTAGTAATTGAAGATAGATCTAAAGCTATAAATTATGGAATTAAGTCAGCACAGCCTAATGATTTAGTCTTTATAGTAGGTAAAGGTCATGAAACATATCAGACCTTCAAGGATAAAACAATTTCTTTTGATGATCGAAAGGTAGCTCGTGAGTCTTTAGCTGAGCTTAGAGGTGAATAG
- a CDS encoding UDP-N-acetylmuramoyl-tripeptide--D-alanyl-D-alanine ligase, translated as MEVITVKEFISEINGKLINGNLEAKIQQVSIDSRTINSGELFFAIEGERFDGHNFVMDALESGAVGAVVNIEKARKYNIDSDRVIICVKDTTQALQDLAKYYRSLFDIPVVGITGSTGKTTTKDLIASVLETKFKTLKTEGNYNNEFGLPLTLFRLDSTYEAVVVELAMRGLGDIETLCQIAQLQIGVVTNVGLTHLECLGSQENIAKAKSELVESLPSGGTAILNGDDNYVRQMAAKTESKVLYYGRKSKNDLQVNRVKKLGEKGLKFKVKREIGNFKVNLPLPGEYNVYNALAAIGVGLEFGLNIDKIKQGLVEPSLTGMRGEIKELEDNITLINDAYNANPTSMEAGLDLLVDVGTNNGCLIAVLGDMLELGSAAEDVHRKVGETIVKNKVDYLLTVGDLAALIGQEAMKLGMDSSKVFICNNNQEINRQLLQLIKPDDTILLKGSRGMKLEEVEEALLEN; from the coding sequence ATGGAAGTTATAACAGTTAAAGAGTTTATTTCCGAAATAAATGGTAAATTAATAAATGGTAATCTAGAAGCTAAGATTCAGCAGGTATCAATTGATTCCAGAACAATTAACAGCGGAGAGCTATTCTTTGCTATTGAAGGAGAAAGATTTGATGGTCATAACTTTGTTATGGATGCTCTAGAATCAGGAGCTGTGGGGGCAGTAGTTAATATTGAAAAGGCTAGAAAATATAATATTGATTCTGATAGAGTTATAATTTGTGTAAAAGATACTACTCAAGCGTTGCAAGATTTAGCAAAATATTATCGTAGCTTGTTTGATATTCCAGTTGTGGGGATAACAGGTAGCACAGGTAAGACTACAACTAAAGATTTAATAGCTTCTGTACTGGAGACTAAATTTAAAACCTTAAAGACAGAAGGCAACTACAATAATGAATTTGGGTTGCCTTTAACTTTATTTAGATTGGATTCTACTTATGAAGCAGTAGTAGTGGAGTTAGCTATGAGGGGTTTGGGTGATATTGAGACTCTCTGTCAGATTGCTCAGCTACAGATTGGAGTTGTAACTAATGTAGGATTAACCCATTTAGAATGTTTGGGTAGCCAAGAAAACATAGCTAAAGCTAAAAGTGAGTTAGTAGAGAGTTTACCTTCGGGAGGAACGGCTATTTTAAATGGAGATGATAATTATGTGCGTCAGATGGCGGCCAAAACGGAATCGAAGGTCTTATATTATGGACGAAAAAGCAAGAATGATCTTCAGGTTAATAGAGTAAAAAAATTGGGAGAGAAAGGTTTAAAGTTTAAGGTAAAGCGAGAAATAGGAAATTTCAAGGTGAACTTACCATTGCCTGGAGAGTATAATGTTTATAATGCTTTGGCAGCTATCGGTGTAGGATTAGAATTTGGATTAAATATAGATAAAATTAAACAAGGATTAGTTGAACCAAGTTTAACCGGTATGAGAGGTGAAATTAAAGAGCTTGAAGATAATATTACTCTTATCAATGATGCCTATAATGCCAATCCTACTTCAATGGAAGCAGGTTTAGATTTATTAGTAGATGTAGGTACTAATAATGGATGTTTAATTGCTGTTTTAGGTGATATGTTGGAACTAGGTTCTGCTGCTGAAGATGTTCATCGTAAGGTAGGGGAGACAATTGTTAAGAATAAAGTTGATTATCTTTTAACAGTAGGGGATTTAGCTGCTTTAATCGGACAAGAAGCTATGAAACTTGGAATGGATAGTAGTAAAGTATTTATCTGTAATAACAATCAAGAAATTAACCGGCAGTTGTTGCAGTTGATTAAGCCAGATGATACAATTTTACTTAAAGGATCAAGAGGAATGAAGTTAGAAGAAGTAGAAGAAGCACTACTTGAAAATTGA
- the murD gene encoding UDP-N-acetylmuramoyl-L-alanine--D-glutamate ligase, translated as MDLADKKVVVIGLGKRTGIAAAEFLIEQKAEVLVSDIKPAKDLQDELEELSEYDIDFDLGGHGSKVIDDTDLIVISPGVPSDIPILKEARHLGIPVISEIELAYRFCKAPIMAITGTNGKTTTTTLTGEMFTAAKEEVKVRGNIGDPLIEDITSLSDKGVVVAEISSFQLENIQYFRPKISLILNLTPDHLNRHGTFENYIAAKKKIFFNQQKSDYTVLNYDDELTRKLANETEGQVIYFSRHDKLNNGVYVENGKIINNLTADNESLIKIDETGIKGPHNLENALGAVTIALLGGINLGVIQKVLKEFSGIEHRIEEVAVIEGIKYIDDSKATNPAAAIKALETFAAPITLIAGGMDKNADLTEFAVKIAEKVQNLILLGETAEKIKESVSNLGLDNIKQVKAIDEAVRVAEKISVKGDIVLLAPGCASWDMFDSYKQRGNEFKKEVMNLRRK; from the coding sequence ATGGATTTAGCAGATAAAAAAGTAGTAGTTATAGGATTAGGTAAGAGAACTGGAATAGCTGCAGCAGAATTTTTAATTGAACAAAAAGCAGAGGTTTTAGTTAGTGATATTAAACCAGCTAAGGATTTACAGGATGAATTAGAAGAATTATCTGAGTATGACATAGATTTTGATTTAGGTGGTCATGGCAGCAAGGTGATTGATGATACTGATTTAATAGTTATTAGTCCAGGAGTTCCTAGTGATATTCCAATCTTAAAAGAAGCCCGGCATTTAGGAATTCCGGTTATCAGTGAAATAGAGTTGGCTTATCGTTTTTGCAAAGCTCCTATCATGGCTATTACCGGAACTAATGGTAAAACAACAACTACTACCTTAACTGGTGAAATGTTTACTGCAGCTAAGGAAGAAGTAAAAGTTCGAGGTAATATTGGGGATCCATTGATTGAGGATATAACTTCACTAAGTGATAAGGGAGTAGTAGTTGCTGAAATTAGTTCTTTTCAATTAGAGAATATTCAGTATTTTAGACCTAAGATTAGTTTAATTTTAAATTTAACTCCTGATCATTTGAATCGTCACGGCACTTTTGAAAATTATATAGCAGCGAAAAAAAAGATATTTTTTAATCAACAAAAAAGTGACTATACAGTTTTAAATTATGATGATGAATTAACTAGAAAATTGGCAAATGAAACTGAAGGACAGGTTATTTATTTTAGTAGACATGACAAATTGAATAATGGAGTTTATGTAGAAAATGGAAAGATAATTAATAACTTAACTGCTGATAATGAATCTTTAATAAAAATAGATGAGACTGGAATTAAGGGACCACATAATTTGGAGAATGCCTTGGGAGCGGTAACAATTGCTTTACTCGGCGGGATTAATCTTGGAGTGATTCAAAAAGTGTTGAAGGAATTTAGTGGCATAGAGCATCGGATTGAAGAAGTAGCAGTGATTGAAGGCATAAAATATATTGATGATTCTAAAGCTACTAACCCTGCAGCAGCAATTAAAGCATTAGAGACTTTTGCTGCTCCTATAACTTTAATTGCTGGAGGTATGGATAAGAATGCTGATCTTACAGAATTTGCTGTTAAAATAGCTGAAAAAGTTCAAAACCTTATTTTATTAGGAGAGACAGCAGAGAAAATTAAAGAATCAGTTTCCAATCTTGGACTTGATAATATTAAGCAAGTAAAAGCTATTGATGAAGCAGTAAGAGTTGCTGAAAAAATAAGTGTTAAGGGAGATATAGTCTTATTAGCTCCTGGCTGTGCTAGTTGGGATATGTTTGATAGTTATAAGCAAAGGGGCAATGAATTTAAGAAAGAAGTAATGAACTTAAGGAGGAAGTAG
- the ftsW gene encoding putative lipid II flippase FtsW, with amino-acid sequence MGKVKPPDLIIFFTMITLLGIGVVMVFSSTSIRAYVNYGDSFYFLKKQFVWSIIGIGAMIFFATINYNLYKGMARLGILVSIGLLIAVLIFGKVVGGSQRWLNFGFMRMQPSEMIKLSIVIYMARYLSVKQNKLDDFLKGLGPALVVLGLICGLILLQPDLGTAVAIGGTVMVMFIAAGVRFKHLFYLASSGILGVVYLIFSAPYRMQRFLAFLDPWEDPLGSGFHIIQSLYALGSGGLFGAGIGQSKQKFFYLPEPGTDFIFAIIGEELGFLGSIVVVLLFFLFAWRGLRIAVEAPDVFGSLLAVGITTMITLQAVINIGVVTGSMPVTGMTLPFISYGGSSLVIMLSGVGILLNISRHI; translated from the coding sequence ATGGGGAAGGTAAAACCACCTGACTTAATTATCTTTTTTACAATGATAACTTTATTAGGAATTGGAGTTGTAATGGTGTTTAGTTCTACTTCAATCCGAGCTTATGTTAATTATGGTGATAGTTTTTACTTTCTTAAAAAGCAGTTTGTTTGGTCAATAATTGGAATTGGAGCTATGATTTTTTTTGCAACTATAAATTACAATTTATATAAAGGAATGGCTAGATTAGGAATTTTAGTTAGTATTGGTCTCTTAATTGCAGTCTTAATTTTTGGTAAGGTAGTGGGAGGTTCGCAGCGTTGGTTGAATTTTGGGTTTATGCGGATGCAGCCCTCGGAGATGATTAAGTTATCGATTGTTATTTATATGGCTAGATATTTATCGGTTAAACAGAATAAGCTAGATGATTTTTTAAAAGGATTGGGACCGGCGTTAGTTGTTTTAGGATTAATCTGTGGGTTAATTTTATTACAGCCTGATTTAGGTACGGCAGTAGCTATTGGTGGTACAGTGATGGTAATGTTTATAGCGGCTGGAGTTAGATTTAAACATTTATTTTACTTAGCATCATCTGGTATTTTAGGTGTTGTTTATCTAATATTTAGTGCTCCGTATCGTATGCAAAGATTTTTAGCTTTTCTTGATCCGTGGGAAGATCCTTTAGGTTCAGGGTTTCATATTATTCAATCGCTTTATGCATTAGGTTCAGGAGGTTTATTTGGAGCTGGGATTGGTCAAAGTAAGCAGAAATTCTTTTATTTACCGGAACCAGGAACTGACTTTATTTTTGCTATTATTGGAGAAGAATTAGGATTTTTAGGTTCAATAGTTGTAGTTTTATTATTCTTTCTTTTTGCCTGGCGTGGATTGAGAATAGCAGTAGAAGCTCCTGATGTATTTGGTAGTTTATTAGCTGTAGGAATTACTACTATGATTACTTTACAGGCAGTGATCAATATTGGAGTAGTAACAGGTTCGATGCCAGTGACTGGAATGACCTTGCCTTTTATTAGTTATGGAGGTTCTTCATTAGTTATTATGTTATCAGGAGTAGGAATTTTACTGAATATATCGCGTCATATTTAG
- the murC gene encoding UDP-N-acetylmuramate--L-alanine ligase yields the protein MVERDRVHLIGVGGIGMSGIANILIDSGYKVSGSDMKNSDIIADLQQKGAEINIGHNSDNVEGADKVVISSAIPDDNPELIKAKEKGLPILKRAEMVAKLMSKQQGIAISGTHGKTTTTGMTATVLEKNHLDPTILVGGNLGLISGNAKSGTGDYFVTEADESDGSLLFMDPKIGVVTNIEEDHLDYYESRGEIMSTFSKFLNNLPDDGVGIVSVDDKGISAMIENVNSNLITYGLDTEAEITAKDIELQEFGSKSVVYRHQNKLGELNLNVPGKHNLSNALAVIGIGLYIGLEFSEIARALKNFKGVQRRFEEQGRYRGAVLVDDYAHHPTELEATLAAANNMGFERLIAVFQPHRYTRTKFLLEEFSQAFDDADEVIITDIYASGEEPIPGVNAEKIAELINQHVFKKAKFIAELDEVYDYLKEHIGSGDLVLTLGAGDVWKVGNRLASNRIETFLNSPEELTMEV from the coding sequence ATGGTGGAGAGGGATAGGGTTCATTTAATTGGTGTTGGAGGTATTGGTATGAGTGGTATTGCCAATATTTTGATTGACTCAGGATATAAAGTAAGTGGTTCAGATATGAAGAATTCAGATATAATTGCTGATTTACAACAGAAAGGTGCCGAAATAAATATTGGTCATAATTCTGACAATGTAGAAGGTGCAGATAAAGTGGTTATTTCTTCAGCAATTCCTGATGATAATCCTGAATTAATTAAGGCAAAGGAGAAAGGATTACCTATTTTAAAAAGAGCAGAGATGGTTGCTAAGTTAATGTCTAAACAGCAAGGAATAGCTATCTCAGGAACCCATGGGAAAACAACAACAACTGGAATGACAGCTACAGTTTTAGAAAAGAATCATTTAGATCCTACAATATTAGTTGGCGGTAACTTGGGGTTGATATCTGGTAATGCTAAATCAGGTACTGGAGATTATTTTGTAACAGAAGCCGATGAAAGTGATGGTTCGTTATTATTTATGGATCCAAAGATAGGGGTTGTAACTAATATAGAAGAGGATCATTTAGATTATTATGAATCTCGTGGTGAAATAATGAGTACGTTCAGTAAGTTTTTAAATAACTTACCAGATGATGGAGTAGGAATAGTTTCTGTAGATGACAAGGGAATATCAGCTATGATTGAAAATGTAAATAGTAATCTAATAACTTATGGTTTAGATACTGAAGCTGAAATAACGGCTAAAGATATTGAATTACAGGAGTTTGGTTCGAAATCTGTTGTTTATAGGCATCAAAATAAATTAGGTGAATTAAATCTAAATGTACCAGGTAAACATAATTTATCTAATGCTTTAGCAGTTATTGGAATTGGGCTGTATATTGGTTTAGAGTTTTCAGAGATTGCTAGAGCTTTAAAGAATTTTAAGGGAGTACAACGTCGTTTTGAAGAGCAAGGAAGATATCGCGGGGCTGTTTTAGTTGATGATTATGCTCATCATCCGACAGAATTAGAAGCTACTTTAGCAGCAGCTAATAATATGGGGTTTGAACGATTGATTGCTGTTTTTCAGCCACACCGTTATACGCGGACTAAGTTTTTGTTAGAAGAATTCAGTCAGGCTTTTGATGATGCTGATGAAGTAATTATTACCGACATTTATGCCAGTGGGGAGGAACCGATTCCTGGAGTAAATGCAGAAAAAATTGCTGAGTTAATTAATCAGCATGTATTTAAAAAAGCAAAATTCATTGCTGAATTAGATGAAGTTTATGATTATTTGAAAGAACATATTGGTTCAGGAGATTTAGTCTTAACTTTAGGAGCAGGTGATGTTTGGAAGGTAGGAAATAGATTAGCTTCTAATCGGATAGAGACTTTTTTAAATAGTCCTGAGGAGTTAACTATGGAGGTTTAA
- the murG gene encoding undecaprenyldiphospho-muramoylpentapeptide beta-N-acetylglucosaminyltransferase, protein MKVIITGGGTGGHIYPGLAIACNIEEEYEDAKILFVGNEEGLEAEIIPQTGYELRTVPCQGLPRKLSLKILESLFLTGIGVWKAKKIISSFQPDIVIGTGGYVSGPVVLAAVLGGRKTIIQEQNAYPGLTNRLLAYLVDKVALSHQDAENYFTDSADLIWTGNPIRPEIIKAKKKQSCERLGLDSNRKIILSFGGSRGARSINQSMKEVYKLARDNSKLQILHITGKNEFDRVQKSAAKLGITELENGNVIIKPYLYDMAAGLAAADLVISRAGATGLSEITARGIPAILIPYPYAAENHQEYNARSLEKRGAAKVILDQELTGERLVEEVKGLIFADDKLDKMAQASKKLGKPQAGANILRLVKELV, encoded by the coding sequence ATGAAGGTTATTATTACTGGCGGTGGGACTGGCGGCCACATTTATCCTGGTTTAGCTATTGCTTGTAATATTGAAGAGGAATATGAGGATGCAAAAATATTATTTGTAGGTAATGAAGAAGGGTTAGAAGCAGAAATTATACCTCAGACTGGATATGAATTAAGGACTGTTCCCTGTCAGGGTTTACCTCGAAAATTATCTTTAAAGATTTTAGAGAGCTTATTTTTAACTGGAATTGGAGTTTGGAAAGCAAAAAAAATAATATCTTCTTTTCAGCCGGATATAGTAATTGGAACCGGTGGTTATGTTAGCGGGCCAGTAGTATTAGCAGCTGTTTTAGGAGGAAGAAAAACAATTATTCAGGAACAGAATGCTTATCCTGGTTTAACTAATAGATTATTGGCTTATTTAGTAGATAAGGTTGCTTTAAGTCATCAAGATGCCGAGAATTACTTTACTGATAGTGCTGACCTTATTTGGACGGGGAATCCTATTCGTCCGGAGATTATTAAGGCTAAGAAGAAACAAAGTTGTGAAAGATTGGGGTTAGATAGTAATCGTAAGATTATTTTAAGTTTTGGTGGTAGTCGGGGAGCTAGAAGTATTAATCAGTCAATGAAAGAAGTTTATAAATTAGCTCGGGATAATTCTAAGTTGCAGATTCTTCATATAACTGGTAAAAATGAATTTGATCGTGTGCAGAAGTCTGCTGCAAAGCTGGGTATAACTGAGCTAGAAAATGGAAATGTTATTATTAAGCCTTATCTTTATGATATGGCAGCTGGATTAGCAGCGGCTGATTTAGTTATTTCTCGAGCAGGCGCTACAGGATTATCTGAGATAACAGCTCGGGGTATTCCAGCTATTTTGATACCTTACCCTTATGCTGCTGAAAATCATCAGGAGTATAATGCTCGATCTTTAGAAAAAAGAGGTGCAGCAAAAGTGATTTTAGATCAAGAGTTAACAGGGGAGCGTTTAGTGGAAGAAGTAAAAGGCTTGATTTTTGCTGATGATAAGTTAGATAAGATGGCTCAAGCTAGTAAAAAATTGGGGAAGCCGCAGGCTGGAGCAAATATACTTCGATTAGTTAAAGAATTAGTTTGA
- the murB gene encoding UDP-N-acetylmuramate dehydrogenase encodes MKESIKQELTLKVKGKISFEEPLKKHTSFQVGGAAEVFIIPQDVADLQQLMGYLNKTGINQTVIGNGTNLLISDQGISGVVIKLVGGIDEIEIKGQRLIAGGGASLPVVAKQAAEAGLSGLEFASGLPATVGGATVMNAGLKSLNDMSRIIDKVRVVSSTGKLQVFDSDECSFGYRQSRFQRDDSIIVGVEMELKPKDKEEIEAKMKELITNRKENQPLKVPNAGCIFKNPVSDSAGRLIDEAGGKGMQIGGAEVSDKHANFIINKGNATAQDILDLIIEVENLVKEKYGLELEREVQILSG; translated from the coding sequence ATGAAAGAATCTATTAAACAAGAATTGACGTTAAAGGTTAAGGGAAAGATAAGTTTTGAAGAACCATTAAAAAAGCATACTTCCTTTCAAGTAGGAGGAGCTGCTGAAGTTTTTATTATTCCTCAGGATGTTGCTGATTTACAGCAGCTTATGGGTTATTTAAATAAAACTGGAATTAATCAGACAGTAATTGGTAATGGAACAAACTTATTAATATCTGATCAAGGAATTTCAGGAGTGGTAATTAAATTAGTAGGTGGAATAGATGAAATTGAGATTAAAGGACAGAGGCTTATTGCTGGTGGGGGTGCTTCCTTACCTGTAGTTGCTAAACAGGCTGCAGAAGCAGGATTAAGTGGTTTAGAGTTTGCTTCAGGACTTCCGGCGACAGTTGGAGGGGCTACAGTAATGAATGCTGGGCTTAAGAGTTTGAATGATATGAGTCGAATTATAGATAAAGTTAGAGTAGTTTCCTCTACTGGTAAATTACAGGTGTTTGATTCTGATGAATGTAGCTTTGGTTACAGACAAAGTAGATTTCAGAGGGATGATTCGATTATAGTTGGAGTAGAGATGGAGCTTAAACCTAAAGATAAAGAAGAGATTGAGGCTAAAATGAAAGAATTGATTACTAATCGTAAAGAGAATCAGCCGCTAAAAGTGCCTAATGCTGGATGTATCTTTAAGAATCCTGTTTCTGATTCAGCAGGAAGATTAATTGATGAAGCTGGTGGAAAGGGAATGCAGATAGGAGGGGCTGAAGTTTCAGATAAACATGCTAATTTTATTATAAATAAAGGTAATGCAACGGCTCAAGATATACTGGATTTAATTATTGAAGTAGAAAATTTGGTTAAAGAAAAGTATGGTTTAGAATTGGAACGTGAGGTTCAGATTCTGTCTGGATAG
- the mraY gene encoding phospho-N-acetylmuramoyl-pentapeptide-transferase, which yields MINLIYTAATAFIITLLIGPVMISLLRRLKFGQNIRDLGPKRHLEKSGTPTMGGVIILISTVVPVLLFTDITPKLFWALFVTLSYGCLGFLDDSIKIVANRSLGLRAMHKLLAQILVGGLLGYNAVYNLNISSELIIPYAGTVIDLGIYFIPFVILVVVGTSNAVNLTDGLDGLAAGVTIIVSITYTVINLKFGNYDLAIFTTSIVGACLGFAWFNSYPAQVFMGDTGSLALGGAIAVAAVLTQTELFLIIIGGVYVVEALSVMMQVIYFKLTSGKRIFEMSPLHHHFELKGWKETKVVIRFWIVAAILSLVGLLGLQGI from the coding sequence ATGATTAACTTAATATATACTGCAGCTACTGCTTTTATTATAACTTTATTAATTGGTCCAGTTATGATTAGTTTATTACGTAGATTAAAATTTGGGCAGAATATTAGAGATTTAGGCCCTAAACGACATCTTGAGAAGAGTGGAACTCCAACTATGGGTGGAGTTATTATTTTGATATCTACTGTAGTTCCAGTTTTATTATTTACTGATATTACTCCGAAATTATTCTGGGCTTTATTTGTGACGTTAAGTTATGGCTGTTTGGGATTTTTGGATGATTCAATTAAGATTGTAGCTAATCGTTCATTAGGTTTGAGAGCTATGCATAAATTATTGGCTCAAATTTTAGTTGGAGGTTTACTTGGCTATAATGCTGTATATAATCTTAATATTAGTTCAGAGCTTATAATTCCTTATGCGGGAACTGTAATAGATTTAGGGATTTATTTTATTCCCTTTGTGATTTTAGTGGTAGTAGGAACATCTAACGCTGTTAATTTGACTGATGGTCTTGATGGTTTGGCAGCTGGAGTGACTATTATAGTATCTATTACTTATACGGTGATTAATTTAAAATTTGGTAATTATGATTTAGCTATCTTTACTACATCAATTGTGGGAGCTTGTCTAGGATTTGCTTGGTTTAATAGTTATCCAGCCCAGGTTTTTATGGGGGATACCGGGTCTTTAGCTTTAGGAGGAGCAATTGCAGTAGCTGCTGTTTTAACTCAAACTGAATTATTTTTAATAATCATTGGAGGAGTTTATGTAGTAGAAGCTTTATCAGTAATGATGCAAGTTATTTATTTTAAATTAACTAGTGGAAAACGAATCTTTGAGATGAGTCCGCTGCATCATCATTTTGAATTGAAAGGTTGGAAAGAGACAAAAGTTGTAATTCGTTTCTGGATTGTAGCGGCTATTCTATCACTAGTAGGGCTATTAGGTTTACAAGGGATCTAA